From one Desulfurobacterium thermolithotrophum DSM 11699 genomic stretch:
- a CDS encoding LptF/LptG family permease, translating into MRIKIIHRYIFLEILRVFILTLGLFIFVILMDRASSIAETVFGQGVSILNFLSVLVKGIPAFLGMTIPMAFILSVLIVFIQLGNNNELVALKSCGVSTKELSKPVIFLGVAFSILSFYSLMFLMPKSNVAMKKEIEELVKKKITMSISPKNFSSNFPGVTFYVEKLYPEKGYLENFMVSLVKKDELITIFAKKGMLRTEKDTVFLDIQDGTGEFINWKKPENFKVLNFKNYTVKLYRFTKREKFESIRYKTLPELISSNRIEAKVELFKRLGLSLAPLIVGILAFSLALIIPRSSIGIGILLSLLIIVVYYILYTLTKKIALNTGIVLLPLLTDLFFFVLGGFLYIQALKEKIELRVGGRW; encoded by the coding sequence ATGAGAATAAAGATAATTCATCGTTACATTTTTTTAGAAATTCTCAGAGTTTTTATCTTAACTTTGGGGCTTTTTATTTTTGTTATCTTGATGGATAGAGCTTCTTCAATTGCGGAAACAGTTTTTGGACAGGGAGTTTCCATATTAAATTTTCTCTCTGTTTTAGTAAAGGGGATACCTGCTTTCTTAGGTATGACAATACCTATGGCCTTTATTCTTTCCGTTTTAATTGTTTTTATTCAATTAGGGAACAATAACGAACTTGTAGCCTTAAAATCGTGTGGTGTAAGCACAAAAGAACTATCAAAACCAGTAATTTTCTTAGGAGTTGCCTTTTCTATTCTTTCCTTTTATTCACTTATGTTTTTGATGCCTAAAAGTAATGTTGCTATGAAAAAGGAAATTGAAGAATTGGTAAAGAAAAAGATTACAATGAGCATATCGCCCAAAAACTTTAGTTCTAACTTTCCCGGAGTTACTTTTTACGTAGAAAAACTCTATCCTGAAAAAGGATATCTTGAAAACTTCATGGTATCGCTTGTAAAAAAAGATGAACTCATAACAATTTTTGCAAAGAAAGGAATGTTAAGAACAGAAAAGGATACAGTATTTCTTGACATTCAAGATGGCACTGGAGAGTTTATTAACTGGAAAAAGCCTGAAAACTTTAAAGTTCTAAATTTCAAAAACTACACAGTAAAACTCTATAGATTTACAAAAAGAGAAAAATTTGAATCAATCAGATATAAGACACTTCCAGAACTCATTTCCTCAAACAGAATTGAGGCAAAAGTAGAGCTCTTTAAAAGGCTTGGTCTTTCTTTAGCACCTCTTATAGTTGGAATATTAGCTTTTTCTCTTGCATTAATAATTCCACGAAGTTCAATAGGGATCGGAATTCTTTTAAGTCTTTTAATAATTGTCGTTTACTACATACTTTATACTCTAACAAAGAAAATTGCTCTTAATACAGGAATTGTTCTTTTACCTCTTTTAACAGATTTATTCTTTTTTGTCCTAGGAGGTTTTCTCTACATTCAGGCTTTGAAAGAGAAAATAGAGTTAAGAGTTGGTGGTAGATGGTAA
- a CDS encoding LptF/LptG family permease, whose amino-acid sequence MVKRLDRYVFIETLRYFVLTLLTFMVLFIVIDFVSKMDTFLKSGIADGFLYVIYRLPLYTVRVIPIATLIATMVTLSNFSFSNELTVVKALGISVYRFSFPIIFLAFLASILSFLIGELVVPKSISLSKSIYYKVKENKNFHVSGKSIWFKKDEKTFVFMEYVNPAKSEAKRISIFFLGKEFSPTKRIDALYGINIKDDIWKLKNCFERKLKELKTTKISEKEINLGIGKKDLIFTQIETETMSSFLLYKVIKQLKRAGYDTTGYLVDLYSKLAISLLPLVVAVIGIPLGVFNPRNKKGYTLVIAAALIVFMWITISFFSSLGKSGVLPPFYSAFAPEVMFLSIGLLLLARMDT is encoded by the coding sequence ATGGTAAAGAGACTGGATAGATACGTTTTTATAGAAACCTTGAGATATTTTGTCCTTACACTTCTTACATTCATGGTTCTTTTTATTGTTATAGATTTTGTCAGCAAAATGGACACTTTTTTAAAGTCTGGAATTGCAGATGGATTTCTTTATGTTATCTACCGTCTTCCTCTTTATACTGTTAGAGTAATACCCATTGCTACCTTAATTGCAACTATGGTTACTCTTTCTAACTTTTCATTTTCTAATGAACTTACAGTTGTAAAAGCTTTAGGAATTAGTGTGTATAGATTTTCATTTCCTATTATTTTTCTTGCTTTCTTGGCTTCTATCCTTTCTTTCCTAATAGGAGAACTGGTCGTACCAAAATCAATTTCTCTTTCCAAAAGTATTTATTACAAGGTAAAGGAAAATAAAAATTTTCACGTTTCTGGAAAATCTATCTGGTTTAAAAAAGATGAAAAAACTTTTGTCTTTATGGAGTATGTAAACCCAGCAAAATCTGAAGCTAAGAGAATTTCCATTTTTTTCCTTGGAAAAGAATTTTCTCCTACTAAAAGAATAGATGCTCTCTATGGAATTAACATCAAAGATGATATCTGGAAACTTAAAAATTGTTTTGAAAGGAAATTAAAAGAGCTTAAAACAACGAAAATTTCTGAAAAAGAAATCAATCTTGGAATTGGAAAGAAAGATTTAATATTTACACAAATTGAAACTGAAACGATGAGCTCTTTCTTACTTTACAAAGTTATAAAGCAGCTTAAAAGAGCTGGATATGATACTACTGGCTATTTAGTAGATTTATACTCAAAACTTGCAATTTCTTTGCTTCCACTGGTTGTCGCAGTTATAGGAATTCCTTTAGGAGTTTTTAATCCTCGTAACAAAAAAGGTTATACCCTTGTTATAGCTGCAGCTCTTATAGTTTTCATGTGGATAACGATATCTTTCTTTTCAAGTCTTGGAAAAAGCGGGGTACTCCCTCCTTTTTATTCCGCCTTTGCACCTGAGGTTATGTTCTTATCAATTGGTTTACTTCTTCTTGCGAGGATGGATACTTGA
- a CDS encoding endonuclease V — protein MKFDFKKAKRAQEILKKKLSLKPLGKVKLIAGCDLTFLNPYKTPTLGIGAFVVLSYPSLEVIEYAYEILEIKVPYIPSFLAFREIPLLIKTFRKLKNKPDIVIVDGHGIAHPRKLGIAAHFGIVEKVPTIGCAKKPLYGNFKEPCEKKGCYEEIYDPKTKEILGYVLRTKNNVKPIYISPGNLITLTDTLSFMQTLKGKYRIPEPTRLAHNYLQTLRKGYNSQ, from the coding sequence TTGAAGTTTGATTTTAAGAAAGCAAAAAGAGCTCAAGAGATATTAAAGAAAAAACTATCTCTTAAACCTTTAGGAAAGGTAAAACTTATTGCTGGTTGTGATCTTACCTTCTTGAATCCCTATAAAACTCCTACACTTGGAATAGGAGCTTTTGTGGTTCTTTCGTATCCTTCCTTAGAAGTTATCGAATATGCTTATGAAATATTAGAGATTAAAGTGCCTTATATTCCTAGTTTTTTAGCCTTTAGAGAAATTCCTCTTCTTATCAAAACTTTTAGGAAACTAAAGAATAAACCAGATATTGTTATTGTTGATGGGCATGGAATAGCTCATCCAAGAAAACTTGGAATAGCAGCTCATTTTGGAATAGTTGAAAAAGTTCCTACTATCGGCTGTGCTAAAAAGCCTCTTTATGGAAATTTTAAAGAGCCGTGCGAAAAGAAAGGATGCTATGAAGAAATTTATGACCCTAAAACAAAAGAAATTTTAGGATACGTTTTAAGGACTAAGAATAATGTAAAACCAATCTATATTTCGCCAGGAAATCTTATAACTCTTACAGATACTCTTTCTTTTATGCAAACTCTTAAAGGGAAGTACAGAATTCCTGAACCTACAAGATTGGCTCACAATTACCTGCAAACCTTGAGAAAAGGTTATAATTCCCAATAA
- the ndk gene encoding nucleoside-diphosphate kinase, with protein sequence MAVERTLVIVKPDAVKKNAVGDIVRILQENDLKLLAIKMVHLSKEQAKKFYIVHKDRPFYDELTDFMSSGPCVPMVFEGENAIARVREIIGATDPAKAAEGTIRKKYGTDVGRNAVHASDSPESAAYEIPFFFSALEINE encoded by the coding sequence ATGGCTGTAGAAAGAACACTTGTTATCGTGAAGCCAGATGCTGTTAAGAAAAATGCTGTTGGAGATATCGTTAGGATACTTCAAGAAAACGACCTAAAACTTCTTGCAATAAAGATGGTTCACCTTTCAAAAGAACAGGCCAAGAAGTTTTACATTGTCCATAAGGATAGACCTTTTTATGACGAACTAACAGATTTTATGTCCTCTGGACCATGTGTACCTATGGTTTTTGAAGGCGAAAATGCTATTGCAAGAGTAAGAGAAATTATTGGAGCTACAGATCCAGCAAAAGCTGCTGAAGGAACAATTAGAAAGAAATATGGAACAGACGTTGGAAGAAACGCTGTTCACGCTTCTGACTCTCCTGAATCTGCAGCTTATGAAATTCCATTTTTCTTTAGTGCTCTTGAAATTAACGAGTAA
- a CDS encoding fumarylacetoacetate hydrolase family protein, translated as MKIGRFKSNEKSFFGLIKGKEIVPIKETKVSELMDSITPTEDVLSFSEVKFLSPTRPSKIVAVGLNYKAHAEEMGKPLPEEPLLFMKPSTAVIANKMKIFLPEMSQRVDYEGELAVIIGRKCRKVTPKDVPNYILGYSCFNDVTARDLQQKDVQYTRAKSFDTFAPYGPWIATSVDPLNLKITTRINGEIKQQGQTSDMIFSPFELVSFISQVMTLLPGDVVITGTPPGIGPLKEGDKVEVEIEGIGTLINYVAKERR; from the coding sequence TTGAAAATAGGAAGGTTTAAAAGTAATGAAAAATCATTTTTCGGTTTAATAAAGGGAAAAGAAATAGTACCTATAAAGGAAACTAAGGTTTCAGAATTAATGGATTCTATAACTCCTACAGAAGATGTTCTTTCATTTTCGGAAGTAAAATTTCTTTCTCCTACAAGACCATCAAAAATTGTTGCTGTAGGATTAAACTATAAAGCTCATGCTGAAGAGATGGGTAAACCTCTTCCTGAGGAACCTCTTCTCTTTATGAAACCTTCTACTGCTGTTATTGCAAATAAGATGAAGATATTCCTTCCTGAAATGTCTCAACGAGTTGATTATGAAGGAGAATTGGCCGTTATAATTGGAAGAAAGTGTAGAAAAGTTACTCCCAAAGATGTACCTAACTACATTCTTGGATATTCTTGCTTTAACGATGTTACAGCAAGGGATCTTCAACAAAAAGATGTTCAATATACAAGAGCAAAATCTTTTGATACTTTTGCACCTTATGGTCCTTGGATTGCAACTTCTGTTGATCCATTAAACCTCAAAATAACAACAAGAATTAACGGAGAAATAAAACAACAAGGTCAAACTTCGGACATGATTTTTTCACCTTTTGAGCTTGTTTCTTTTATCTCACAAGTTATGACTCTTTTACCAGGAGATGTTGTTATTACAGGAACTCCACCTGGTATAGGACCTTTAAAAGAAGGAGATAAAGTAGAAGTTGAGATTGAAGGAATAGGTACTCTCATCAACTACGTTGCTAAGGAGAGAAGATGA
- the argS gene encoding arginine--tRNA ligase: MKELIKEKVRSAIKEIYNKELSYLVDKASFEKPKKREYGDLATNISFLLAKELKQKPFSIANELLKSLESMPEFEKVEVAGGGFINFFFSQRFYTDILKKVLHEEFYISEIGKGERVLLEYVSANPTGPLHVGHGRGAVVGDVLYRVMRLTGYKPEREFYINDAGRQIKLLGVSIYARMKELSGENYPFPEDGYKGEYIIEVAKELLAERPEIISLPEEEAIEIAAEFGKERLLEEIRKDLKDLRVKFDYWFSEKSLYEKGEVERILKILEEKDLLYEKDGALWLKTTIFGDDKDRVVKRSNGEYTYFASDIAYHYNKIERNFDKAINVWGADHHGYIPRVKAAIQALGKNPDWLEVILIQLVKLFKNGEEVKMSKRAGNFVTLRWLMDEVGVDAVRFFFLLKRHDTPLDFDIDLALSSKSENPVYYVQYAHARLCSILDKAKEKGFVPSEENLELLSSEEERELIAGCYNLKYELELVAEKREPHRLTYYLIDLASKLHRFYNKHRVIMEEDPKLSTARLSLIKAVRRTINLGLDILNVTAPRRM; this comes from the coding sequence ATGAAGGAGCTTATAAAGGAGAAAGTAAGATCTGCTATAAAAGAAATATACAACAAGGAGCTTTCTTATCTTGTTGATAAAGCAAGCTTTGAAAAACCTAAAAAAAGAGAGTACGGAGACCTTGCAACAAATATTTCTTTTCTCCTTGCAAAAGAATTAAAACAAAAGCCATTTTCTATTGCTAATGAACTTCTTAAGAGCTTAGAATCAATGCCTGAATTTGAAAAGGTAGAAGTTGCAGGTGGTGGTTTTATTAACTTTTTCTTTAGTCAACGTTTTTACACCGATATTTTAAAGAAGGTTTTACACGAAGAATTTTATATTTCTGAGATTGGAAAAGGAGAAAGAGTACTTCTTGAATATGTTTCTGCTAATCCTACTGGTCCTCTTCATGTTGGACATGGAAGAGGTGCAGTGGTAGGAGATGTTCTTTATCGAGTGATGAGACTTACAGGTTATAAACCTGAACGAGAATTTTATATAAACGATGCAGGAAGACAAATAAAACTTCTTGGAGTCTCAATATACGCTCGTATGAAAGAACTTTCAGGAGAAAACTATCCTTTTCCCGAAGATGGATATAAGGGAGAATACATTATTGAGGTTGCAAAAGAGCTCTTGGCGGAAAGACCGGAAATAATCTCTTTACCCGAGGAAGAAGCTATAGAAATAGCGGCAGAGTTTGGAAAAGAGCGACTTCTTGAGGAAATTAGGAAAGATCTAAAAGATTTAAGGGTTAAATTTGACTACTGGTTTAGCGAAAAAAGCCTTTATGAGAAGGGAGAAGTTGAAAGAATTTTAAAAATTTTAGAAGAAAAAGATCTTCTTTACGAAAAAGATGGAGCTCTTTGGCTGAAAACTACTATTTTTGGAGATGATAAAGATAGAGTGGTAAAACGTTCAAATGGAGAATATACATACTTTGCTTCAGATATTGCTTATCATTATAATAAAATAGAAAGGAATTTTGATAAAGCTATTAATGTTTGGGGAGCAGATCATCACGGTTACATTCCAAGAGTAAAAGCAGCAATTCAAGCACTTGGGAAAAATCCAGATTGGCTTGAAGTGATTCTCATCCAGCTTGTGAAACTGTTTAAGAATGGTGAAGAAGTGAAAATGTCAAAGAGGGCAGGAAACTTTGTAACTCTCAGATGGCTTATGGATGAAGTTGGAGTTGATGCTGTTAGATTTTTCTTCCTTTTGAAAAGGCATGATACTCCTCTTGATTTTGACATAGATCTTGCACTTTCTTCAAAGAGTGAAAACCCTGTTTACTATGTTCAATATGCTCATGCAAGACTCTGCAGTATTTTAGATAAAGCAAAAGAAAAAGGATTTGTTCCTTCTGAAGAAAACTTAGAACTGTTATCTTCTGAAGAAGAAAGAGAACTTATAGCAGGTTGCTATAATCTAAAATATGAGCTTGAGCTGGTAGCAGAGAAAAGAGAACCACATAGGCTTACCTACTATCTTATAGACCTTGCATCAAAACTCCATCGATTTTACAACAAACATAGAGTAATTATGGAGGAAGATCCTAAACTTTCGACTGCAAGACTTTCTTTGATAAAAGCTGTTAGAAGAACAATTAATCTTGGACTTGATATTCTTAACGTAACTGCACCAAGGAGGATGTAA
- a CDS encoding SPOR domain-containing protein, translating to MEGDRRIQFILMGTAVAIFVFSYSLGYFIGKEAGFEEAKQKFDIEKQKLLKTIAALSPVSQPRVENKVVVVDNTKEKTEHSVAEEKVKKEISQEKKKIVEEKKKELASTSTKQEKKSTVKLKSKETTREIKEKGYYLQVGVFKNKTNAIKLASQLKEKGFNSKTLFYDKYTVVTVGYFDSKEKALSVQKLLKNIGYKSILKRRK from the coding sequence ATGGAAGGGGATAGGAGGATTCAGTTCATTTTAATGGGTACCGCTGTTGCTATATTTGTCTTTTCTTATTCTCTAGGTTACTTTATAGGAAAAGAAGCTGGTTTTGAAGAAGCTAAACAGAAATTTGACATTGAAAAGCAAAAACTTCTTAAAACAATAGCTGCTTTAAGTCCTGTTTCTCAGCCGAGAGTTGAGAATAAAGTTGTAGTAGTGGATAATACAAAAGAAAAGACAGAACATAGTGTTGCTGAAGAAAAGGTAAAAAAGGAAATTTCTCAAGAAAAAAAGAAAATAGTTGAGGAGAAGAAAAAGGAGTTAGCTTCTACGTCTACTAAGCAAGAAAAGAAATCTACAGTAAAACTAAAATCAAAAGAAACAACTCGAGAGATTAAGGAAAAAGGCTACTATTTGCAAGTTGGAGTTTTCAAGAACAAAACTAATGCTATTAAATTAGCTTCTCAACTAAAAGAAAAAGGATTTAATTCAAAAACTCTTTTTTATGATAAGTATACAGTAGTTACTGTTGGCTATTTTGATTCTAAAGAAAAGGCTTTGTCAGTACAAAAGTTGTTAAAAAACATTGGGTATAAATCTATTCTTAAGAGGAGGAAATAA
- a CDS encoding YchF/TatD family DNA exonuclease yields MIDTHAHLHFPQFDEDREEIIRECENKLDAVITVGGDLEDSKKAVELAMSSRKIYASVGIHPHEAKNYSEKDYDRIVEISKSSPKVVALGEMGLDFYRNLSSKEKQYEIFEMQIEAARELNLPVIIHSRNAGKETASFIRTKFKGIKGVLHCFSGDKELLKAALDEGLYISYAGIVTYPKNSELRETLKYVPSSRLLIETDSPYLAPQPVRGKRNKPAYVAYVAMTIAKELGLSFLDIDRMTSLNAKRLFGLSLTEEEKKERLAYTVGNKLYVNLTSKCPCSCKFCFRGKEDFILGYNLNLRREPIPEEYMYRIKNPGIYDEIVFCGYGEPFERFDVLKKVAEWIRKMGGKHLRVDTCGLGYLITGRENILDELKGLIDTFNVSVNASAPEEYYEIVRPKFGSGSWESLLKFIKDAKRKGFKVIISAVNYPGFNEKAFIDLANRLQVDFKIRNFKRFGKWEE; encoded by the coding sequence TTGATAGATACTCATGCCCATCTTCACTTTCCCCAATTTGACGAAGATAGAGAAGAAATAATAAGAGAATGTGAAAATAAGCTAGATGCAGTTATTACTGTTGGTGGTGATTTAGAAGATAGTAAAAAAGCCGTAGAGCTTGCTATGTCAAGCAGAAAAATCTATGCTTCAGTCGGAATACATCCTCATGAAGCTAAAAACTATTCCGAAAAAGATTACGATAGGATAGTGGAAATTAGTAAGAGCTCTCCCAAAGTAGTTGCTCTTGGAGAGATGGGGCTTGATTTTTATAGAAACCTATCTTCGAAAGAAAAGCAATATGAAATCTTTGAAATGCAAATTGAAGCTGCAAGAGAGCTTAATCTACCAGTTATTATTCACTCAAGAAATGCAGGAAAGGAAACGGCAAGTTTTATAAGAACTAAATTTAAAGGAATTAAAGGTGTACTTCACTGTTTTAGTGGAGATAAAGAACTACTTAAAGCTGCTTTAGACGAAGGTCTTTATATTTCTTATGCTGGAATTGTCACCTATCCAAAAAACAGCGAACTGAGAGAAACATTAAAATATGTTCCGAGCTCAAGGCTACTTATAGAAACCGATTCTCCTTACCTTGCGCCTCAGCCAGTAAGAGGAAAAAGAAACAAACCAGCTTATGTTGCCTATGTTGCAATGACTATTGCCAAAGAATTAGGATTAAGCTTTTTAGATATCGACAGAATGACCTCTTTAAATGCTAAAAGGCTTTTTGGTCTTTCTCTTACAGAAGAAGAAAAAAAAGAAAGACTTGCTTATACTGTAGGAAACAAGCTTTATGTTAACTTAACTTCTAAATGCCCATGTAGCTGTAAGTTTTGTTTTAGAGGAAAAGAAGATTTCATTCTTGGATATAACCTAAACTTAAGAAGAGAACCAATTCCTGAAGAGTACATGTATAGGATTAAAAATCCCGGAATATACGATGAGATAGTTTTTTGTGGTTATGGGGAACCTTTTGAAAGATTTGATGTCTTGAAAAAGGTCGCAGAGTGGATAAGAAAAATGGGAGGAAAGCATCTCAGAGTAGATACCTGTGGACTTGGATATCTTATAACAGGAAGAGAAAATATTCTTGACGAACTTAAAGGGCTTATTGATACTTTTAACGTTAGTGTTAATGCTTCAGCTCCTGAAGAATACTATGAAATAGTTAGACCAAAATTTGGAAGCGGAAGTTGGGAATCTCTTTTAAAATTTATAAAAGATGCAAAGAGAAAAGGTTTTAAAGTTATTATTTCTGCAGTAAATTACCCAGGCTTTAATGAGAAAGCTTTTATAGATTTGGCAAATAGACTACAAGTTGACTTTAAAATCAGAAATTTTAAGAGGTTTGGAAAATGGGAAGAGTAG
- the nikR gene encoding nickel-responsive transcriptional regulator NikR — MGRVARFAVSIDEKLLEKFDQYIEKKGYVSRSEAVRDLIRNALIEESIGEDREVFGTITIVYDHHQKELAEKITDIEHGYLKNIISTMHIHIDHNHCLETIAVRGKASVIKELADKIITLKGVKHGKLVVTGIEP; from the coding sequence ATGGGAAGAGTAGCTCGTTTTGCAGTTTCAATTGATGAAAAACTTTTAGAAAAGTTTGACCAATACATTGAAAAAAAGGGATATGTTAGTCGTTCAGAAGCAGTTAGGGACTTAATTAGAAACGCTTTAATAGAGGAATCTATAGGGGAAGACAGGGAAGTTTTTGGTACTATAACCATAGTTTATGATCACCATCAGAAAGAGCTTGCGGAAAAGATAACAGACATAGAACACGGTTACTTAAAAAACATAATTTCTACAATGCATATTCATATTGACCATAATCACTGTCTTGAAACAATTGCGGTAAGAGGCAAGGCAAGTGTAATCAAGGAATTAGCAGATAAGATTATCACCCTCAAAGGCGTAAAGCATGGAAAGTTAGTTGTTACCGGTATAGAACCTTGA
- a CDS encoding YebC/PmpR family DNA-binding transcriptional regulator: MAGHSKWANIRHRKAAQDAKRGKIYTKLAREITVAAREGGGDPETNPRLRAAIERARKFNMPKENIERAIKRGTGEIAGEAYEEVTYEGYGPGGVAIIVKCLTDNRNRTAAEVRHAFSKHGGNLGTSGCVSWMFERKGIITIPAENYDEDTVMMAVIEAGADDVVKEESYFVVYTQAQDLEDVRKAILDAGLEIEESKLDLIPQNTTRVEGETALKVLKLLEALEDLDDVQEVYSNFDMPEEVMSNA, encoded by the coding sequence GTGGCTGGACATTCCAAATGGGCAAATATTAGACATAGAAAAGCTGCACAAGATGCAAAGCGTGGAAAAATTTACACAAAATTAGCAAGAGAAATAACTGTTGCAGCAAGAGAAGGAGGAGGAGATCCAGAAACCAATCCAAGATTAAGAGCTGCTATTGAGCGAGCAAGAAAATTTAATATGCCTAAGGAAAACATTGAAAGGGCAATAAAAAGAGGAACAGGAGAAATTGCAGGAGAGGCTTACGAGGAAGTTACATATGAAGGTTATGGTCCAGGTGGTGTTGCAATTATTGTAAAGTGTCTTACCGATAATAGAAACAGAACTGCTGCAGAAGTAAGACATGCTTTTTCAAAGCATGGTGGAAATTTAGGAACTTCCGGTTGTGTTTCATGGATGTTCGAAAGAAAGGGAATAATTACAATTCCAGCAGAAAACTATGATGAAGATACAGTTATGATGGCTGTAATAGAAGCAGGTGCAGATGATGTAGTGAAGGAAGAAAGTTATTTTGTTGTTTATACTCAAGCTCAGGATTTAGAGGATGTAAGAAAGGCTATTCTTGATGCAGGTCTTGAGATTGAAGAATCAAAATTAGACTTAATTCCTCAAAATACAACAAGAGTAGAAGGAGAAACAGCTCTTAAAGTTCTCAAGCTTCTTGAAGCACTTGAAGACTTAGATGATGTTCAAGAAGTCTACTCGAACTTTGACATGCCTGAAGAGGTTATGAGTAATGCGTAA
- a CDS encoding lytic transglycosylase domain-containing protein — protein sequence MRKSFFAIASALILSGAPAVFGAPDNSIVSTVYSEAAILLGSSTSQKSKLPNTKLSIPWDKPSFQFWLSYYKNNWNRMKLFSLLDNFKVFYPTVKRIFKEEGIPEDLVFLAVVESNGNPSAVSKAGAAGLWQLMPATAKLYGLKVNRYIDERFDIEKSTHAAAKYLKYLHSLFGRWDLAIAAYNAGPGTIFKRLKLVGAEHFWDLTKLPDETLNYVPKFYAILSIIKEKSFFENKKNSAALLKIKVLSKTSLYRISKKLKVPYYITKRFNSQYRRRIVPAGHYVYIPSKFVKRTNLLKYISSSKIYVYIPKKREKIVSIARRFGADAKLIKEINRLKRTVVYRGQTILIVKTDYKKEAVENGNS from the coding sequence ATGCGTAAATCATTTTTTGCTATAGCTTCTGCTTTGATTTTATCAGGAGCTCCAGCTGTTTTTGGAGCTCCTGATAACTCAATAGTATCTACAGTTTACAGTGAAGCTGCAATTCTTCTAGGTAGTAGTACTTCTCAAAAAAGCAAACTTCCAAATACAAAACTTTCTATTCCATGGGATAAGCCTTCCTTTCAGTTTTGGCTTTCTTACTACAAGAACAACTGGAACAGGATGAAACTCTTTTCTTTGCTTGATAACTTTAAAGTTTTTTATCCAACTGTAAAACGAATTTTCAAAGAAGAAGGTATTCCAGAAGACCTTGTTTTCCTTGCTGTAGTGGAAAGTAACGGAAATCCTTCAGCTGTTTCAAAAGCAGGTGCAGCGGGTCTTTGGCAGTTAATGCCAGCTACCGCAAAGCTTTATGGTCTTAAGGTAAACAGATACATAGACGAAAGATTTGATATAGAAAAGTCTACACATGCAGCTGCTAAGTATTTGAAATATCTTCATTCCCTTTTTGGTAGATGGGATCTTGCAATAGCAGCCTATAATGCCGGTCCTGGAACAATCTTTAAAAGATTAAAATTAGTTGGAGCGGAACACTTTTGGGATTTAACTAAGCTTCCTGATGAAACTTTAAACTATGTTCCAAAATTCTATGCAATTCTTTCTATTATTAAAGAAAAAAGTTTTTTTGAAAACAAAAAAAACTCAGCTGCTCTTTTAAAAATAAAAGTTCTATCTAAGACCTCTCTTTATCGAATATCTAAAAAACTAAAAGTCCCTTACTACATCACAAAGAGATTTAATAGTCAATATAGAAGAAGAATAGTTCCGGCAGGCCATTACGTGTACATACCATCTAAGTTTGTGAAAAGGACAAATTTACTTAAGTACATATCTTCTTCAAAGATTTATGTCTATATACCTAAGAAAAGAGAAAAAATTGTTTCTATTGCAAGACGATTTGGAGCAGATGCTAAGCTGATAAAAGAAATTAATAGATTGAAAAGAACTGTTGTTTACAGAGGACAGACAATTTTAATAGTTAAAACAGACTACAAAAAGGAAGCAGTAGAAAATGGGAATAGTTAA